A window of Chloroflexota bacterium contains these coding sequences:
- a CDS encoding nucleotidyltransferase: MFRVRAVLVYNPVVDIDRELKDELQQILELCREFDVHPRLIGGLAVRGFARRKRFTHDIDLAISRNDKPNFIMVLKRLGFEYQDLTKFEGVKAIKRVGNTTVEIHISVERLWDMTSNQTYTLSPDSAQVAVDDAGNLLAPTVSAEDLLILKLMPLRDRDLGDVIALLLDLPAIDAKKLWENCERTNNTRHIIAQLGKLENALRSGDFREAWSEFYGAPLAARDVLTVIEKIRSLQKAKP, from the coding sequence GTGTTTCGCGTTCGTGCAGTTTTGGTGTATAATCCAGTCGTGGACATTGACCGCGAACTCAAAGACGAACTGCAACAGATTTTGGAATTGTGCCGCGAGTTTGACGTTCATCCGCGTCTCATCGGTGGTTTGGCGGTGCGTGGATTTGCGCGGCGTAAACGATTCACACATGATATTGACCTTGCTATCAGTCGCAACGACAAGCCGAACTTCATCATGGTTCTCAAGCGATTGGGTTTTGAATATCAAGACCTAACCAAGTTTGAAGGCGTGAAAGCGATCAAGCGTGTTGGCAATACGACGGTTGAAATTCATATCTCGGTTGAACGACTGTGGGATATGACTTCCAATCAGACGTACACACTCTCACCAGATTCGGCGCAAGTAGCGGTGGATGATGCGGGTAATCTGCTTGCGCCGACTGTTTCCGCCGAAGATTTGCTGATACTCAAACTGATGCCACTACGAGACCGCGACTTGGGCGATGTGATTGCCTTGTTGCTCGACTTGCCCGCGATTGATGCTAAAAAATTGTGGGAGAACTGCGAACGCACCAACAACACGCGCCACATTATCGCGCAACTCGGCAAACTAGAAAACGCGTTGCGAAGCGGCGATTTCCGCGAAGCGTGGTCAGAGTTTTACGGTGCGCCACTTGCCGCGCGTGATGTTCTGACCGTAATTGAAAAGATACGTTCGCTCCAAAAGGCAAAACCATGA